A single window of Deinococcus apachensis DSM 19763 DNA harbors:
- a CDS encoding nucleotide exchange factor GrpE, giving the protein MTQDDQTKNQNEQATQDTHTAQAEQTYVANPDTETDNMDEDAELEGFPGMDENMFGQVQEMMARLERAEELERENTDLKGKLGRLAADFESYRRRTQEDVQAAQQQGVAKAAEQLMPVYDDLDRAVSMGSNDPAKLIPGVQAVQATVLRVFSGLGLEATGREGEHFDPQWHEALQVVPGDEDDVIVQVYQPGFRMGDRLVRPARVVVSRRQ; this is encoded by the coding sequence ATGACCCAGGACGACCAGACCAAGAACCAGAACGAGCAGGCCACCCAGGACACCCACACGGCCCAGGCCGAGCAGACCTACGTCGCCAACCCGGACACCGAGACCGACAACATGGACGAGGACGCCGAGCTGGAGGGCTTCCCCGGCATGGACGAGAACATGTTCGGGCAGGTGCAGGAGATGATGGCCCGCCTGGAACGCGCGGAGGAGCTGGAGCGCGAGAACACGGACCTCAAGGGCAAGCTGGGTCGCCTCGCCGCCGACTTCGAGAGCTACCGCCGCCGCACCCAGGAGGACGTGCAGGCCGCGCAGCAACAGGGCGTAGCGAAGGCCGCCGAGCAGCTCATGCCCGTGTACGACGACCTCGACCGCGCGGTGAGCATGGGGAGCAACGACCCCGCCAAGCTGATTCCCGGTGTGCAGGCCGTGCAGGCGACCGTGCTGCGCGTCTTCTCCGGCCTGGGTCTGGAGGCAACCGGACGCGAGGGCGAACACTTCGACCCCCAGTGGCACGAGGCGTTGCAAGTGGTGCCCGGCGACGAGGACGACGTGATCGTGCAGGTCTACCAGCCCGGCTTTCGCATGGGGGACC
- the dnaK gene encoding molecular chaperone DnaK — MPKAVGIDLGTTNSVIAVMEGGRPEVIVNAEGARTTPSVVAYKGDERLVGQIARRQAALNPKATLFEVKRFIGRRWDEVREEAGRAPFTVKEGPGGSVRIEVNGKDLAPEQVSAEVLRKLVNDASAKLGDKIKDVVITVPAYFDNSQREATKQAGEIAGLNVLRVINEPTAAALAYGLEKKGNETVLVFDLGGGTFDVTILELGEGVFEVKSTSGDTHLGGADFDQRIVNWLASEFQKEHNFDLRKDPQALQRLIEAAEKAKIELSNASETTISLPFITFDPETRTPLHLERTLSRAKFEELTADLLRRVRQPVEQALADAKLNASQIDEVILVGGSTRIPAVKRIVQDIIGKTPNESVNPDEAVALGAAVQAGIIQGDASLGDIVLVDVTPLTLGVEVKGGMVAPMITRNTTVPAKKTEIYTTAENNQPGVEIVVLQGERPMAADNKSLGRFKLEGIPPMPAGRPQIEVTFDIDANGILHVTAKEKTSGKEASIRIENTTTLDKGDVDRMVREAEQNAEADKKRREKVEKRNNLDSLRVQALAQIDENANAPQDAKDQLKAAAAEAEEAVRSDDDARIESAQKRLEEELRAFMTAGQGGGQGPQDGQGGQPQASRQDDDVIDADFKPAE; from the coding sequence ATGCCCAAAGCCGTCGGAATCGACCTCGGTACCACCAACAGCGTCATCGCCGTGATGGAAGGCGGACGCCCGGAAGTCATCGTCAACGCGGAAGGAGCCCGCACCACCCCCTCGGTCGTCGCGTACAAGGGCGACGAGCGCCTCGTCGGACAGATCGCCCGCCGTCAGGCCGCGCTGAACCCCAAGGCGACCCTCTTTGAGGTCAAGCGCTTCATCGGCCGCCGCTGGGACGAGGTGCGTGAGGAAGCTGGCCGCGCGCCCTTCACCGTCAAGGAAGGCCCCGGTGGGTCCGTCCGCATTGAGGTGAACGGCAAGGACCTCGCGCCCGAGCAGGTCAGCGCCGAGGTGCTGCGCAAGCTGGTGAACGACGCCTCCGCCAAGCTGGGGGACAAGATCAAGGACGTGGTCATCACGGTGCCCGCGTACTTCGACAACTCGCAGCGCGAGGCCACCAAGCAGGCCGGTGAGATCGCGGGCCTGAACGTGCTGCGCGTGATCAACGAGCCCACTGCCGCCGCGCTCGCGTACGGCCTGGAGAAGAAGGGCAACGAGACCGTGCTCGTCTTCGACCTAGGCGGCGGCACCTTCGACGTGACCATCCTGGAGCTGGGTGAGGGCGTCTTCGAGGTAAAGTCCACCTCCGGCGACACGCACCTGGGCGGCGCGGACTTCGACCAGCGCATCGTGAACTGGCTCGCCTCCGAGTTCCAGAAGGAGCACAACTTCGACCTCCGCAAGGACCCGCAGGCCCTCCAGCGCCTGATCGAGGCTGCCGAGAAGGCGAAGATCGAGCTGTCCAACGCTTCCGAGACCACCATCAGCCTCCCCTTCATCACCTTCGACCCCGAGACGCGCACCCCGCTGCACCTGGAGCGGACGCTGAGCCGCGCCAAGTTCGAGGAGCTGACCGCCGACCTGCTGCGCCGCGTGCGCCAGCCCGTCGAGCAGGCCCTCGCGGACGCCAAGCTGAACGCCTCGCAGATCGACGAGGTGATCCTGGTCGGCGGCTCCACCCGCATCCCCGCCGTCAAGCGCATCGTGCAGGACATCATCGGCAAGACGCCGAACGAGTCGGTGAACCCCGACGAGGCCGTGGCGCTGGGCGCCGCCGTGCAGGCGGGCATCATCCAGGGAGACGCGAGCCTGGGCGACATCGTGCTGGTCGACGTGACGCCGCTGACGCTGGGCGTGGAGGTCAAGGGCGGCATGGTCGCGCCGATGATCACCCGCAACACGACCGTCCCGGCCAAGAAGACCGAGATCTACACGACCGCCGAGAACAACCAGCCCGGCGTGGAGATCGTGGTCCTGCAGGGCGAGCGCCCCATGGCCGCCGACAACAAGAGCCTGGGCCGCTTCAAGCTCGAAGGCATTCCGCCCATGCCCGCCGGTCGCCCGCAGATCGAGGTGACCTTCGACATCGACGCGAACGGCATCCTGCACGTGACCGCGAAGGAGAAGACGAGCGGCAAGGAAGCCTCCATCCGCATCGAGAACACCACCACGCTCGACAAGGGTGACGTGGACCGCATGGTGCGCGAGGCCGAGCAGAACGCCGAGGCCGACAAGAAGCGCCGCGAGAAGGTCGAGAAGCGCAACAACCTCGACTCGCTGCGTGTGCAGGCGCTGGCCCAGATCGACGAGAACGCGAATGCCCCGCAGGACGCCAAGGACCAGCTGAAGGCCGCCGCCGCCGAGGCCGAGGAGGCCGTTCGCAGCGACGACGACGCCCGGATCGAGAGCGCCCAGAAGCGGCTGGAGGAGGAACTGCGCGCCTTCATGACCGCCGGGCAGGGAGGCGGGCAGGGACCTCAGGACGGCCAGGGCGGACAGCCCCAGGCCAGCCGCCAGGACGACGACGTGATCGACGCGGACTTCAAGCCCGCCGAGTAA
- the ftsH gene encoding ATP-dependent zinc metalloprotease FtsH → MSRATWGWGLAAAVVVLLLLINAASPRARGGELSLTDFTSALRSGQVQSANVQFENNTAVLSGKLKDSQDYSVRTLAADPVIALNRLQAAGVSVTYVQPARLSFLALFSGLLTGLLIVGLLLLLFRNRQGGGTDAASNFGKSKAAVIAEGQVKLTFQDVAGCDEAKQDLQEVVDFLRHPERYHQLGARIPHGVLLVGPPGSGKTLLAKAVAGEAKVPYFSISGSDFVEMFVGVGAARVRDLFEQARKSAPCIVFIDEIDAVGRKRGVNLQGGNDEREQTLNQLLVEMDGFGSGQEVIILAATNRPDVLDAALLRPGRFDRQVVVDAPDVRGREMILRIHARKKPLDPSVDLGIIARRTAGMVGADLENLLNEAALGAARAGRVRIVMRDVEEARDRVLMGPERRSLVVREADRKVTAYHEVGHALAAQLLPHA, encoded by the coding sequence GTGAGCCGTGCGACTTGGGGCTGGGGCCTGGCCGCCGCCGTGGTCGTGCTGCTCCTCCTGATCAACGCGGCCAGCCCGCGCGCACGCGGCGGGGAACTGTCGCTGACCGACTTTACCAGTGCCCTGCGCTCGGGGCAGGTGCAGAGCGCCAACGTGCAGTTCGAGAACAACACGGCCGTGCTGAGCGGCAAGCTCAAGGACAGTCAGGATTACAGCGTCCGCACCCTCGCCGCCGACCCGGTCATCGCCCTAAACCGGCTACAGGCGGCGGGGGTCAGCGTCACCTACGTGCAACCCGCCCGCCTGAGCTTCCTCGCCCTGTTCAGCGGCCTGCTGACGGGGCTTCTCATTGTCGGCCTGCTGCTGCTGCTGTTCCGCAACCGCCAGGGGGGCGGCACCGATGCCGCCAGTAATTTCGGGAAGTCGAAAGCGGCGGTGATCGCCGAAGGGCAGGTGAAGCTGACCTTTCAGGACGTGGCGGGGTGTGACGAGGCCAAGCAGGACCTGCAAGAAGTGGTGGACTTCCTGCGTCACCCCGAGCGCTACCACCAACTCGGTGCCCGCATCCCCCACGGTGTCTTACTGGTCGGCCCTCCCGGCAGTGGCAAGACCTTGCTCGCCAAGGCGGTGGCCGGAGAGGCCAAAGTGCCCTACTTCTCCATCAGTGGCAGTGACTTTGTGGAGATGTTCGTGGGGGTGGGCGCGGCGCGGGTGCGGGACCTGTTCGAGCAGGCGCGCAAGAGCGCGCCCTGCATCGTCTTCATCGACGAGATCGATGCGGTGGGCCGCAAGCGTGGGGTGAATCTGCAAGGCGGCAACGACGAACGCGAACAGACCCTCAACCAACTGCTGGTGGAGATGGATGGGTTTGGCAGCGGGCAGGAAGTGATCATCCTGGCCGCCACCAATCGACCCGATGTGTTGGACGCAGCTTTGCTGCGTCCCGGACGGTTCGACCGTCAAGTGGTGGTGGACGCGCCGGATGTGCGGGGCAGAGAAATGATCCTGCGCATTCATGCCCGCAAGAAACCGCTCGATCCTTCCGTTGATCTGGGCATCATTGCCAGAAGAACGGCGGGGATGGTCGGTGCGGACCTGGAGAATCTGCTGAATGAGGCGGCGCTGGGAGCAGCACGGGCGGGGCGGGTGCGGATCGTGATGCGGGATGTGGAGG